One Hypomesus transpacificus isolate Combined female chromosome 21, fHypTra1, whole genome shotgun sequence genomic window, CTGGGATGTAATTGGCTGGATAGTAGCCGTCCGCTCTGAAAATGAGAAATGGACATTCCACTGacactgagctgtctgtgttgctaaacaactctTAAGAGGGCCTAGTTTGCTTACACAACATGTTGATAggggacacttttttttttttttaccttttttaCCTTTAAAGATACCAGAGTGAGTGTGGCGTTTCAATACAACTCTAATAAAATATCATACATTTCCCTTCTACGGACTGTGAAGGCCTTCCACTGTAACTCATGTGTTACCTACATCCTAAATCTGATGGGAAGCCCAGGTCTCGCACTCGTTTCCCTTTTaggttctttttttttaccctccCTACCCCTCTGATGGCGATGgcttcaaagagagagagagaaaaaaaggcctAGCGTGTCGTTTCCACAGGATGTCCAGGCCGGGGGAAGAGGGCCGTCAGTAATCTGTCACTGCCTGCCTGTTTACATAGCTGGCCCTACTTAGAAAAAGGCAGGTCTGCTCAGGGGAACGTGGCTAATTCCCCTCTGTTGCTGATCTCTCActcgctcgctccctctctcttttattttGGAGCCGAGCTGCATTCCCTTATGGGCCTCTGAGGCAGCCTGgaacgggggtggggggtcacTTGTAGGAGATAGGATCCATCTTTGGGAAGAGGGAAAAAATGCCAGAGGGACACATCCCAAGCCCAGAGGAGGAAGACCGAGGACAAATGGACAAGTGACCTTTACCCTCATCCACCCACCCCAAGGAGCTAGAACAATATTAGTCAAGAGTAAATAAGGCACTCCCTGGGATGATGCAATACTTCCTCTTCTTTGGAAGGTCCTCGGTGACTTGGGGAAATTTGGACCGATTCTTGGAATGACTCCTTACGATTTTGACTATGGGGTGTAGAATGGGACAAGGGAAGGAGTGGGGGTTTTGATAAGAGAGACGCTTTAAAAACCTCCCCCCTCGCACCTTCAAGGAGGTGCCTGGTCCTACCTTTTGCGTATTGGGGTCAGTGTGAATGGGCTGGTGAGCGGACTGTGTGTCCATCGTATGTGTGGATGGGGCCAGGAGGTAGTTTTAGAATCGGCAGCTGCTGCGAGTTCCATTCCtgtgtctggtctggtctggaggcTAAATTGATAATTAGCTCAGCCACAAAtatacccccacccccaaactaCCCAGCCACAGCAATCATACTCAGAACAGGATCACACTCATGCACAAATATATCCCTTATGCATGCATTtaaggacacacatacacacacacacaccaccctagCCTTTTGGCTATTTCCTGTGTTGGAGGGCAAAGTGAATAGTTCTggggctctgtgtctgtgtgtgcatgctgtgtgtatgtgtgtgtgtgtgctggggcaaTGGTGGCGTTACTCTGTAATTATCTCAAtggcacccccccctcccctccgcccgcTCCCCACCAGATGCAGCCCCCGCTGCCTTTATCTCCAGCCTTAATTCCCTTCCATTCACTTCCCAAGCCCAGCGATGATGAAAATCTCCAAACACTGCTGAGGTATGCCTTTGAAATCCGAGGCGCGTTACACATCTTCCCCAATCAACACGCCTGGTGGACTTCCGTGGCTTTTGTGATGAACATGGGCAATTTAGCCTATTTGCATTCCTTTCGCCTCGTGCTATTAGGAGTTCTCTGGAGCATTGCATTTTCCCTctgcccatcccccccccccccactccccccgtTCTCAAAGCCTGCTGTGGAGTAAATATCTGAACGGGTCTGTGTTTGTAATCATCTCCATCAGACAGGGGCCCCAGCTAGCCTCAGAagcactttttttccccctttcttCTCCATCCTTAACCAAGCTCTTGGCAGTGTGCAACGGAGAGACGCCGTTTTTATTTTAGGCCTCTATAACTTAAGGCCGTCCAATCCGCTGGCGTCCAACTCTCTTATGGCCCATCTTATGAGAACGCGACGTGGAGGCATCGAGGGGCTGCCTTCTACCACTGGTGTGTAACGCAGCCCATGGGCAGCGCACTCTTTGGAAAGTGCAGTGTTGTGGTGAGGCAGAGTTAGCTCTACAaagtcaccccccacccccctccccaacacgcacacactcgcaaaCACACATGAAAGCGGTGCCCCGCGTCGGCACCGCTGGTGACGCAATCGACCGCACTTCTGGTCTCGTTCGCCGCTCGAAGGCTGAAAGTCGTAAGCTTAGCTGGAATTCATTTAACCTACCCTCAATAAAGGAAACTtcagaaagttttttttttaccactctTTTGTCCTTGAAGGCATTCTATTATTTTTAGTTTTTGCTTGAGCGTTGGTTAATTGCATACAGGAGTAGGGGTATTTGAATCGTTGCCATACCATGCCATACCTTAGTCACGGCCCATTGAGTGCGTTCCGTAAGCAGGTTGGTCTTTGTATTACAAAGCCCAATGGAAGGTAGGATCTCATCCCCATTGGGGTGAAGAGATCTCACAATCTTCCATGTTCCTGGAAAAAGCATTGCTCACCTCAATGCATCTTTTTACATAGTCTTGTCTGCCTGTATTCAACGGCGACCGGTAATAACATTGTTATCACATCAAAACGGTCAGTAGAGTTTCAGGGCCCAATTTATGTTCAGACTACCATAGTGTCAGTAGTTGATTAACTCTACCAGTGTGCTTTTGGTATCTTGAAAACACTTTAGTCCGGTGAGTGTGTACCTAAATTTTATGGAACGAATCGTGACCAGCAAGAGCTGAATAAGGGAAATTCAAGTTGCTCGTTTTCTAGCAGAGATTGGTTTCCCCAATGCAGTCTTCAATGAAAGCGGTGACACAGTTTTGAAGTGGGTCCTCTGTTTTGTCTCCTCCAGAATGCCACTGACAGCTCCTCCAACTCGTCCCAGAAGAAGGAGCCTCCCATGCAGACCCTGGCACCGCCCAGCTTCTGTGAGCCCCGTAGGCACCAATGCATCCTGGGACATTTCTACGACCAGCACAGACCACAGGACCACTACTTTCTAGATCAGGCAAGTGCCTTGAAGGAAATAAACAGACAATATTCTGGGGACGACCGATCCCAGTGTCACTGTTTAGGGCGCGTGTTGAAATACTCATGTTTTGATTTGATCCGACCTCCACAGCCCATGTTCACTCGTCACGTCAGCttccaagaggaggaggagatcgtCCGCATCAACCCCCGCGAGCGCACCTGGCTGACGGGCTACGAGGACTACCGGCACGCCACCGCCACACGCGACAAGCTCATCCAGCCAGAGGACGCCTACGTGCACTTTGCGAAAAGCGAGGCGCCCAAACACGACTACacctacccctaccccctggGCTGCGACCCGCAGCACGTCCGCGACGCCAAGTCTGGCTGCGTGGACCGCACCGGCAACCCGAGGGCGGTGGTAACGGCCCAGCCCCGCGCCCTGCAGCCCAAGGGGAAGCGGCGGAAGGAGGACGGCGAGCGCTCGCGCTGCGTCTACTGCCGGGACATGTTCAACCACGAGGAGAACGGGCGCGGGCGCTGCCAGGAGGCGCCCGATCCCATCCAGACATGCATCCACAGGGTCAGCTTCATGTGGTGTGCAGACAGCCTCCTCTACCACTGTATGTCGGACCCGGAGGGCGACTACTCGGACCCGTGCTCGTGCGACACCAGCGACGAGCGCTTCTGCCTCCGCTGGTTGGCGCTGGTGGGGCTGTCGCTGCTGGCCCCATGCATGTGCTGCTACGGCCCCCTGCGCGCCTGCTACCGCTGCGGGGTGGCGTGCCACTGCTGCGGTGGCAAGCACAAAGCTGTCGGTTGAGGCCCGGCCTCGCTCCAGTTGGTGATCGGGATAGGGCAGAGGGAGCAAAGACTCAAGGGAGGCACCGGAAGAGGGGGGCCCTCCATGCTTTTGTTTTTccgtattttttgttgttgttgttgtttcgtCTTCTCGCCAAATTCCAGATGGGAAAACAATTGGCTCATCAAGTTATTTTCTAAATGGACGTTTTCCTTTCGgtggaaagaaagaagaaggaaaaaaaaggttCCCATTGTTATTtttagtttgtttttgttttgtgtccTTGTGCTATAGGGGTACCCTACGGCTTCCACGTCTTGCATTACAAAGACTAAAACAATGAATAttcatttatatataaatatatataaacaggtACTTTATATTTTTACACTCATGTGTTTTAGAAGGCTTGAATATTTCTTTTTCTCAGTGTTGCGTGAGGTCAGAGTAAGCGTTTTTTGACGGACGCTCTGCTTTCCCTCACCATGGCTTACCAATCGAAGATCAAGCTGGTTCCTTCATGTTAATAGAGGCACTTAAATCAACTGTGATCATGCCCCTctccctatccccccccccccccgccacctgTCAGCCaatgaaacaaaagaaaggaaaaCTTTAACTGACCTCAGACCAGAGTTTTTTAATCAGGGTTCAATGACCCTGACCAAAAATATTTTATAAATTCTCTTAATCGCAGATAAATGGGAAGGCGAGGTTCAATGTATACAAAGCTGCTTGATAAATCAATCAGAACAaagaacacaaaaacaacatgaagTGATACTTGAGGATTGGATAAGGAAATACTGCTTCAGACACTTCATCTTTAGGGTAGTagagtgagtgtgttagtgtgtgtgtgtgtgtgtgtgtgcattgcacATGTGTGAGAATCAGTGTCACATGCATACACTTGCATGTGCAAGTATATGtgttacttcctgtctgtgaaaaaagaatgaaaagaGGATGGGCAACAATGTATCTCAAAATACTATTGTTGTGACTTTTACGAAAGCCAAAACTTCAAAATGAGGTACAGCAATTATGTATAGAATATAGCTATTCAGTGActtaaggagagagaaaaaaaaaattcaatcaACCTTTGTTTTTTACAATGTAGGAAAAGAAGCAAGGTGACTTTTTCAAATTTGGTTAATGtaatgttttacatgtttaaTATTCTTTGAAATAGTTTTATTTATCTCCTTGCTAAATTGAGACACCAGCCTAAGGGACGGAGGAATTATTGTGAGTCAAGTGTCCCGTTGTAAACACAGCCAGGAGGAAACTAAGAGATTTTGTCGCATTTGAGATGGATGTCGTCCACTCTACAGTGTCAATGGTGCTTttgcatttatttaattttgtttgtctttcaaAGGATACTCGACCACGCTAACTATCAGGGAATTGCTATTAAACTTCAGTCAACTTAAGCTTGAGAGAAACCAACACTGGTTGCTCAGCTCCCTCCCCCCATTCCTTAAAGAACAAAAGTGTCGATAAAGAGTGCCCCAAAGTGCCAGCCCCATTCAGGCTTAGAATTTAAGTTTTGGACACAAGGGATCCAGTGAAAGTGTCCCAGGGCCAGTACTTGGAGGCTCTCTGTTTGCACTGAAAAAAAGTGGTTCAtccatgtctacagttttattACCTTCAACCCCATCATGTTTTCTTTGTCTCATTATTACATTACAACTTGTTGCAGGAGGAGCCTGATGTTTGTCCAATGAAGTCATCAGTCAGGAAGACGGTGGCACAAATGTATGCTTGAATCGACATAATGCTTCTTCTAAGACATgtatgcatgtgcgtgtgtaagttCCTGTGCGATTGGAaagtgtgcatgtatgtttaGCGAAAACAAAAACCAGCCTCAAATTGATACCACCCTGTAACCTTACCCTTAATGGGAGGAACCTTTAAGGTATATCTTTCTCTGTAAAAAGCACAACACtaatcagaagaaaaaaaaacgtatgAATAATGCGCAAATTGCTGTGAAGTGCCCGATCTTGATTTGCATTCAGTGTGGTAGACAGACATCTCTGTACTGTATATTGCAGCCATAGGTAAACTGATCATAACCATCCACCTACCAAGCTATGTCTGCAATTGTATGGGTTGTGTGACTAAAGTTGCGGGGTCTGTATTAAAAGCTGTTGTTGTGTCCATGTCTTTGTCTTTccgtccccacccccaccaccttctctcccccatctctctactGTATGTTCCTGTTTGTCAAGCTTCGCAATACTGTTGCCATTCATTGTAGAGAAGATCCAAGTTTTATTTTTCTATCTGTGGTAAGAAAAGTTAACCAAAAGCAGTTTGTCTGTTTGGTGCAGTGTCTAGCTCCTGCACACATTTAACTATTAAAGGAAAGTGCCTGAAGCATCCTCTTCATTTATGTCCTCATGTAtacttcaaaataataattaccatgtaaaaaaaactgttgaatGGATTGGTTTCTCAgtttttcttgtttgtttgtttttttacaatatgCATTTTTACCTCTGTAAAaaagcaaaaaatatatatcaagtGTATTATGTACATTTTAAGttctatttttttattgttcctAAAATGACGAACGCGACTCTTgcttttaaaaacaaaaaattagAAAAGAGACATTGAGATCTGTACAAATCCCAATACATCATATGGAAACTAACCAAAGCATGGCTTGGATAATGCGTACTTTCCACTGTACTGTGTATGTGCAATTGTGAGTTTTTATACCCATGTCCTCATTTTCGCTGACAAGGGTTTAAGATAAACCACACAGGAGCTTCTCAAACATATAGGTTTGTGGCTTTCATAAAGAACTTTTGGTCTTGGCTGTAGGCATGACTCCCAATGTAGTAAGCTAGTTTCCCAGCCCTCCTTtttgtgagagaggaggggggagaggggggggggcggtttgGGTGCTGATCGACCTTGTGCTGCTCGCTCCCCGCTTCATCCTTCTGTAAAAGGGTAATCCATACATGGGGCAGGGCATGGCctacagggttgtgtgtgtgttctctgtacacccgtgtgtgtgagagtgagagagagagacagagagagagaagccagaTCCTGTCTTTGCTCCAGAGACTTTTTTCCCCCTTATCTGTCAAGACTGAAATATGTGTTGGGAGCTAGAAGGGGTTCATGGGGCCGTAATAGTGCAAGCAGCCCGAAAATCTATGGAAGACACAAGGTTATTTTGCTGGTTATGAGTCTGGATATGCATAttgaagagaggaaaaaaataatGCCCCTTAAGGGCCTGGGCGTCTGTGGAAATGAGGAACTGCAAATAGTATCAaactacaaaacatgtgcaaacaTTTAAGGCATACTTTCGTCTAATGAGGTCACTTATTTCTTTCCCCTTCTTTGAATAGGGGTTTGAAGAAAGGGAAACCAACACTAATACTGTTGCTTCCCACAGACAAGTAGACCTACTCTATGGCAAGTGTTGATTTGGTTGAGTGTTCAAGGAAAGCAGTCAACAGGTATTTAATGTGTCAGATAATCTTAAATTAAATGCATGAAACAAAAAACTATAGTTATATGTTCCGGCGTATTCATGAAACCCAAATCCAAAATGTATagcaccttttttttcttttacatttagctacatttgagtcatttagcagacgctaaatgctcttatccaga contains:
- the spred2a gene encoding sprouty-related, EVH1 domain-containing protein 2, whose translation is MTEETHPDDDSYIVRVKAVVMTRDDSSGGWLAQDGGCLSRVGVCKVLSSELLGRSSFLIYGERLKDKQVILECFLKKDLLYTKATPTFHHWKVDNKKCGLTFQSPADARAFDRGVRKAMEDLTEGSTTSSSTIQNEAELGDDDVFTNATDSSSNSSQKKEPPMQTLAPPSFCEPRRHQCILGHFYDQHRPQDHYFLDQPMFTRHVSFQEEEEIVRINPRERTWLTGYEDYRHATATRDKLIQPEDAYVHFAKSEAPKHDYTYPYPLGCDPQHVRDAKSGCVDRTGNPRAVVTAQPRALQPKGKRRKEDGERSRCVYCRDMFNHEENGRGRCQEAPDPIQTCIHRVSFMWCADSLLYHCMSDPEGDYSDPCSCDTSDERFCLRWLALVGLSLLAPCMCCYGPLRACYRCGVACHCCGGKHKAVG